From a region of the Paenibacillus sp. FSL R10-2734 genome:
- a CDS encoding DinB family protein encodes MFHAYDVLANQLLANANDPSWYVPFEVAVQDLSEEEAFWKVTEESNSIAEIVQHLLYWNETWQTRYKEKSVDSVPSVDNNNTFVVGEGVTFQELQQQLLEVLLRWQELLTKEQLDADIQEFQGSQWWEVMGNVTTHNAYHVGQIVFIRKIQKSWNRTVK; translated from the coding sequence ATGTTTCATGCATATGATGTTCTGGCTAACCAGTTGCTAGCTAATGCAAATGATCCAAGCTGGTATGTGCCCTTTGAGGTAGCCGTACAAGACTTAAGTGAAGAAGAAGCTTTTTGGAAGGTAACAGAAGAAAGCAATAGTATTGCTGAGATTGTGCAGCATCTGCTCTACTGGAATGAAACTTGGCAAACAAGGTATAAAGAAAAGAGTGTCGATTCAGTTCCTTCAGTGGATAACAATAACACCTTTGTCGTTGGAGAAGGAGTAACGTTCCAAGAGCTTCAACAACAACTTTTAGAAGTTCTTCTACGTTGGCAGGAACTGCTTACGAAAGAACAATTGGATGCCGATATTCAAGAATTCCAAGGCAGTCAGTGGTGGGAAGTAATGGGCAATGTGACAACACATAACGCTTATCACGTGGGGCAAATTGTTTTTATTCGAAAGATCCAAAAGAGTTGGAATCGCACTGTAAAGTGA
- a CDS encoding helix-turn-helix domain-containing protein, which yields MQSYTYENIELDDHLPVHLFLHSTHQVPNHWHDSIEILFVLKGKLELFTKDRFTELNEEDLFLINANEIHAIKAEENNLVLALQIPVSYLLQIEPQIERMSFDCNSATVSSAEEQSKFDELRTLLAEMMLLHNKRPQGYHLRIQSCLLNLTYLLMQGFCAQGQSPEKQDDKHRERLLRITSYVKDNYNRAINIQQLALQEYLTVPYLSRFFKEYMGTSFTKYVNAVRLDKAVKDLTLTNLSITQIAHDHGFPNLKSFNAVFKEFYRQTPGEYRKTVLDGRSSFRKSSVAQFNYFDMNPTQAFESLFKYLPNKTESAAASNLPVVLHLHKQTHKISIASNQSKELAHTWKKLMTVGKAKEVLFAEVQRHIKQLQQEIGFQYIRFHGIFDDEMMIYGENERGEVSLNFAYSDSLFDFLLSAGLKPFLELSFLPRQLAGDGSTSVFYKKSLVGSPKDLGKWDQLIHQFITHYIRRYGIHEVRQWYFEVWNEPEIHIFWPDTYEAYCELFISTFQTIKTIDPELRVGGPGILSLTLLESDWLTRFVHDVCIRGAKPDFISFHSYPYDESLRSTPVIQMDYEENPDMVFQNIELSTDTEYLSRVITKLKETVSEAFGSNVPELHMTEWNATGSHRDLVNDTCFKAAYIVKNVLENMDGLHSLGYWTATDLLEEFKMSSEMFHGGLGLMTYNGIPKPAFYAFKLLAKLGRQFINQGKGYYITSSDMGLQVLTYAYAHIDSLYRQGDASLISRTNRYEVFEEDEAIELTLELTDLQPGWYTLKRHTINRENGSVFDLWVRMGAPHPIDADTLDYLQQASCPQLTFEQVDITGTYSLVSKLSPHEVQLVELMRL from the coding sequence TTGCAAAGCTACACCTACGAAAATATTGAGCTGGACGATCATCTTCCAGTCCACTTGTTTTTGCACAGTACCCATCAGGTTCCGAATCATTGGCATGACAGCATAGAGATATTATTCGTGCTCAAGGGGAAACTTGAACTTTTCACAAAAGACAGATTTACAGAGTTAAATGAAGAGGATTTGTTCTTGATTAATGCTAATGAGATTCATGCGATTAAGGCTGAAGAGAATAATTTGGTGCTGGCTCTGCAAATTCCAGTTTCTTATCTACTTCAGATTGAACCGCAGATCGAAAGAATGTCATTCGATTGTAACTCTGCGACTGTTTCTAGCGCTGAAGAACAATCCAAGTTCGATGAACTTCGTACTTTGCTGGCTGAGATGATGCTGCTCCACAATAAGCGCCCACAAGGGTATCATCTACGTATACAGTCCTGCCTGCTTAATTTAACGTATTTACTTATGCAAGGATTTTGTGCACAAGGCCAAAGTCCTGAGAAGCAGGATGATAAGCATCGTGAGCGGCTATTGCGTATTACTTCTTACGTCAAAGATAATTACAATCGGGCAATAAATATCCAGCAGTTGGCCCTTCAAGAGTATTTGACCGTTCCGTATTTGTCGCGGTTTTTCAAAGAATATATGGGGACTTCGTTTACCAAATATGTGAACGCGGTGCGTTTGGACAAAGCGGTAAAAGATTTGACGCTTACCAATTTATCCATTACACAGATTGCTCATGATCATGGGTTTCCGAATCTGAAATCCTTTAATGCGGTATTTAAAGAGTTCTATAGACAGACACCTGGAGAATATCGGAAGACAGTTTTGGACGGACGAAGTTCATTTCGTAAAAGCAGTGTGGCCCAGTTTAACTACTTTGACATGAATCCCACACAGGCCTTTGAGTCGCTTTTCAAATATCTTCCTAACAAAACTGAATCAGCAGCAGCATCCAATCTACCAGTTGTCCTTCATTTACATAAGCAGACCCATAAGATTTCGATAGCGTCTAACCAAAGCAAGGAGCTTGCGCATACTTGGAAGAAGCTCATGACAGTGGGAAAGGCCAAAGAGGTATTGTTTGCAGAGGTACAAAGACATATCAAGCAATTGCAACAGGAGATTGGGTTTCAGTATATTCGATTTCACGGTATTTTTGATGATGAGATGATGATTTATGGCGAGAATGAGCGGGGAGAAGTGAGCTTAAACTTTGCTTATAGCGATTCATTATTTGATTTTTTGCTTAGCGCAGGATTGAAACCGTTTTTAGAGCTTTCCTTTTTGCCACGCCAGCTTGCGGGAGATGGATCTACTTCTGTTTTTTATAAAAAGAGTTTGGTAGGTAGTCCGAAGGACCTCGGCAAGTGGGATCAGTTAATTCATCAGTTTATTACACATTACATTCGTAGATATGGTATTCATGAAGTTAGGCAGTGGTATTTCGAGGTGTGGAACGAGCCGGAAATCCATATTTTTTGGCCAGATACTTATGAAGCATACTGTGAGCTGTTCATCTCCACATTCCAAACCATCAAAACCATAGATCCTGAGCTACGCGTAGGGGGACCGGGTATTTTATCCCTTACACTGTTGGAGTCAGATTGGTTGACACGTTTTGTGCATGATGTATGCATTCGAGGTGCAAAACCAGATTTTATATCTTTTCATAGTTACCCGTATGATGAATCGCTAAGATCAACTCCAGTGATTCAGATGGATTATGAAGAGAATCCGGATATGGTGTTTCAGAATATTGAGCTTTCAACGGATACAGAGTATTTATCGCGAGTCATTACTAAATTGAAGGAAACGGTAAGTGAAGCTTTCGGGAGCAATGTTCCAGAACTGCATATGACGGAATGGAATGCCACTGGCTCTCACCGTGATTTGGTGAATGATACATGCTTTAAGGCGGCTTATATCGTGAAAAATGTGCTGGAAAATATGGATGGTCTTCATAGTCTGGGGTATTGGACGGCGACCGATCTGCTCGAAGAGTTCAAAATGTCGTCTGAGATGTTTCATGGAGGTTTGGGGCTGATGACGTATAATGGCATTCCGAAGCCAGCCTTTTACGCGTTCAAGCTGCTCGCAAAATTAGGCCGCCAATTCATCAATCAAGGAAAAGGTTATTACATCACTAGCAGTGATATGGGGCTGCAGGTGTTGACGTATGCTTATGCACATATCGATTCATTGTACCGACAAGGTGATGCCTCGCTCATTAGCCGCACGAATAGATACGAGGTATTTGAAGAAGATGAAGCTATAGAGCTGACATTGGAGCTAACAGATCTTCAACCAGGATGGTATACGCTCAAAAGACATACGATTAACAGAGAAAATGGAAGTGTTTTCGACTTGTGGGTACGAATGGGGGCGCCTCATCCTATAGATGCTGACACTCTGGATTATTTGCAGCAAGCAAGCTGCCCGCAACTGACCTTTGAACAAGTCGATATAACGGGCACCTATTCGTTAGTTAGTAAGTTGTCTCCACATGAGGTGCAGTTGGTGGAATTGATGCGTTTATGA
- a CDS encoding L-serine ammonia-lyase, iron-sulfur-dependent, subunit alpha encodes MGNLLEILHKEVVPAEGCTEPIAVAYAVSLAAELLEEEITGIQLHLSGNIIKNAMGVGIPGTGQTGLPIAAALGAVVGRSHKELEILSGLTQDELKLANDLLDRKLLKVEIMDTPEKLYIEAQVKTENHTATVILAKEHTNIEYLALDGKQVTPKKSKADCGKPGLSDNEVYEGSVDRIFEFISTAPFSDLSFLLEGARMNKAISDEGLRGDYGLQVGKKMNQQSAVNLFGNDVANRIIAATAAASDARMDGSAMPVMTTAGSGNQGIACTLPVISLAELLGKDEETLARALALSNLVTVHIKHYIGRLSPLCGSGIAGGVGANSGIIYLMGGSLEQIKHGIQNTIASLSGMICDGANSTCALKISTSTNTAIQAATLAMNNIAPTTKDGVIFEEVEDTIRNMERLVQEGLADTDKTILNIMLSKGGAK; translated from the coding sequence ATGGGCAACTTATTGGAAATTTTACACAAGGAAGTCGTGCCGGCAGAAGGCTGCACGGAGCCGATCGCTGTTGCGTATGCCGTCTCCTTGGCGGCAGAGCTTCTCGAGGAAGAAATTACGGGGATTCAGCTGCATCTCAGCGGTAATATTATCAAGAATGCGATGGGAGTGGGCATCCCTGGAACAGGCCAGACAGGTTTACCCATCGCAGCAGCCCTTGGAGCGGTGGTCGGCCGTTCTCATAAGGAGCTGGAAATTCTGTCAGGCTTGACCCAGGATGAGCTAAAGTTGGCTAATGACTTGCTTGATCGAAAGCTGCTAAAAGTGGAGATCATGGACACTCCTGAAAAGTTATATATTGAAGCACAGGTGAAGACAGAGAACCATACAGCGACTGTCATTCTTGCTAAGGAGCACACGAATATAGAATATTTGGCTCTGGACGGGAAGCAAGTGACACCTAAGAAGTCTAAAGCCGACTGTGGCAAGCCTGGTCTTTCTGATAATGAAGTTTATGAAGGCTCTGTAGATCGGATATTTGAGTTTATAAGTACGGCTCCCTTTTCAGACCTTAGCTTCCTCTTGGAAGGCGCTCGGATGAACAAGGCGATCTCCGATGAGGGACTCCGAGGCGATTATGGCTTGCAAGTAGGGAAAAAGATGAATCAGCAATCTGCTGTCAATTTGTTCGGTAATGATGTAGCGAACAGAATTATAGCAGCCACGGCCGCGGCTTCAGATGCTCGAATGGATGGCAGCGCAATGCCTGTGATGACAACAGCAGGGAGCGGCAATCAGGGTATCGCCTGTACACTTCCCGTTATATCACTAGCGGAATTGCTCGGCAAGGATGAAGAGACACTAGCGCGGGCGCTTGCACTGAGCAATCTGGTCACTGTGCATATCAAGCATTATATCGGGCGGTTGTCGCCATTATGTGGTTCAGGGATTGCAGGCGGAGTAGGAGCGAATAGCGGGATCATTTATCTCATGGGCGGCAGTCTTGAGCAGATCAAGCATGGGATACAGAATACGATAGCTTCTTTGTCAGGCATGATCTGCGACGGTGCGAATTCAACCTGTGCATTGAAGATTTCTACCTCCACCAATACAGCGATTCAGGCAGCTACACTCGCTATGAACAATATTGCTCCTACTACCAAGGATGGAGTTATTTTCGAAGAGGTGGAAGACACTATCCGCAACATGGAGCGTCTGGTTCAAGAAGGTCTTGCTGATACTGACAAGACTATTCTGAATATCATGCTCTCCAAAGGCGGAGCGAAGTAA
- the nagA gene encoding N-acetylglucosamine-6-phosphate deacetylase — MTYILQNVQVALQNRIIPAANVWISEGEIIKIDAEALSIPEGDGERIYGGGHLLVPGMIDVHIHGANGFDMMDGTEESIQEVSKACAASGCTSFLATSVSSTLEDLLEMIRSVKRVIGHEVGAKIAGIHLEGPYLNPKRKGMQNEKYLRHPDLEEMNLIFEEAGSLIKMVTIAPELPGGLELISFLKEREVVIAIAHSDATYEEAKQAFASGASHVTHCFNGMRPIHHRDPGVIVAAFEEKHVSLQAIVDNVHLHPAIIRLMHTLKGPEGMVLITDALQAMGLGDGDYMFGGHHVTVSEGIARLKDGTLASSTVTMNEALRYTVETGIPLIDAVQMASTTPANILELQRKGTITTGYDADLVLLDDEFKVLWTMVDGQLL; from the coding sequence ATGACTTATATTCTGCAAAATGTACAAGTGGCGCTTCAGAATCGTATTATTCCAGCCGCCAATGTGTGGATTTCTGAAGGGGAAATTATAAAGATAGATGCAGAGGCTCTTTCGATTCCAGAGGGAGATGGTGAACGGATATATGGTGGTGGCCATTTATTAGTCCCCGGGATGATAGATGTTCATATTCATGGCGCCAATGGATTTGATATGATGGACGGTACTGAAGAGAGTATTCAAGAAGTATCAAAGGCTTGTGCTGCATCTGGTTGCACCTCATTTCTGGCTACATCTGTGAGTTCTACGCTAGAAGATCTTTTAGAAATGATTCGTAGTGTCAAGCGTGTGATCGGACATGAAGTGGGTGCAAAGATCGCAGGTATTCATTTAGAAGGACCTTACTTGAACCCGAAGCGAAAAGGAATGCAGAACGAAAAGTATCTGCGCCATCCCGACTTAGAGGAAATGAACCTAATTTTTGAAGAAGCGGGTTCACTCATTAAGATGGTTACAATTGCCCCGGAGCTGCCGGGGGGGCTGGAGCTCATTTCCTTTCTGAAAGAACGGGAAGTTGTAATAGCCATCGCTCATTCGGATGCTACTTATGAGGAAGCTAAACAAGCCTTTGCCTCAGGGGCAAGTCATGTTACACATTGTTTTAATGGCATGCGGCCTATCCATCATCGAGATCCAGGGGTAATCGTGGCTGCTTTTGAAGAGAAACATGTAAGTCTTCAAGCCATTGTGGACAACGTCCATCTGCATCCAGCAATTATTCGATTAATGCATACCTTGAAAGGACCAGAAGGAATGGTGTTGATTACAGATGCACTGCAAGCTATGGGATTAGGTGATGGGGATTATATGTTCGGAGGCCATCATGTTACGGTATCCGAGGGGATAGCGAGATTGAAGGATGGAACGCTAGCTTCAAGCACAGTGACTATGAATGAAGCCTTACGTTATACTGTCGAAACTGGAATTCCCTTGATAGATGCTGTACAGATGGCATCAACTACGCCGGCCAATATTCTGGAACTTCAACGGAAGGGGACAATAACAACTGGCTATGATGCTGACCTGGTCCTCTTGGATGATGAATTTAAAGTGCTCTGGACAATGGTGGATGGCCAACTTTTATAA
- a CDS encoding lipase family protein: MGAKNDQEQRAIFLAAICGQTYAQFSNKDGSFVVPLDYQIVNTIEARSISEVWERFGFILESPQEIIIAFRGTSSTTDWMSNVMASQERFNYIKEDTLTHRGFTNIYYSARDGIISTLAKLSPDKTLYITGHSLGGALATLCAIDIAANTAYTSPNLFTYGSPRVGDPDFTNAAKRYVRKSYRYANLFDVVTYLPPHVFRLPKRETKYYYSHVHTFLSLSFQNGSASGNHMISYYFTELSKLQPQYSEELCLTNPGFCPVVSNPIINASIPPTAPHVETTY; encoded by the coding sequence ATGGGTGCCAAAAATGATCAAGAGCAAAGGGCTATCTTTCTAGCTGCAATCTGCGGACAGACCTATGCGCAGTTCTCAAATAAAGACGGTTCGTTCGTCGTTCCATTAGATTATCAGATCGTGAATACGATTGAAGCAAGATCCATCAGCGAGGTGTGGGAACGCTTTGGATTTATTCTGGAATCACCACAAGAGATTATTATTGCCTTCCGAGGAACCAGCTCCACAACCGATTGGATGTCAAACGTAATGGCTTCACAGGAGAGATTCAATTATATTAAAGAAGATACCCTTACCCACCGCGGTTTCACGAATATCTACTATTCAGCTCGCGATGGGATCATCTCTACACTCGCAAAGTTATCTCCCGATAAGACCTTATACATTACTGGTCATAGCCTTGGTGGAGCACTTGCCACTTTATGTGCTATTGATATTGCGGCCAACACCGCTTACACCTCACCTAACCTGTTCACATATGGTTCCCCACGTGTAGGCGATCCGGACTTCACCAATGCTGCTAAACGATATGTCCGCAAGAGTTACCGTTATGCCAATCTCTTTGATGTTGTTACCTACTTGCCTCCCCATGTATTTAGGCTACCTAAACGGGAAACGAAGTATTATTACAGTCATGTCCACACTTTTTTATCACTGTCATTCCAGAATGGATCGGCAAGTGGTAATCATATGATCAGCTACTATTTCACAGAGCTCTCCAAGCTTCAACCGCAGTACTCCGAGGAACTTTGTTTAACAAACCCTGGATTCTGTCCAGTTGTAAGCAACCCCATCATAAACGCATCAATTCCACCAACTGCACCTCATGTGGAGACAACTTACTAA
- a CDS encoding DNA alkylation repair protein — MDFEMVMQELEALGKERTKKIYMSNGAKEPLFGVATGAMKPIFKKTKINQPLAEQLYATGNYDAMYFAGIIADPNAMTEADYDRWMDAAYFYMLSDFVVAVTLAEADIAQEVADKWIASGEDLRMSAGWSCYCWLLGSRPDVEFSESKLAGMLEMVENTIHDSPERTQYSMNNFLYTVALSYSPLHDKACEIARTVGPIEVNKDKAKSKFIHAYANIQKAIDKAQLGFKRKHVRC; from the coding sequence GTGGATTTTGAGATGGTTATGCAAGAGCTGGAAGCGCTCGGCAAGGAACGAACCAAAAAAATATATATGTCCAATGGTGCAAAAGAACCGCTATTTGGCGTGGCAACCGGAGCAATGAAGCCAATCTTTAAGAAAACCAAAATAAATCAGCCTCTGGCTGAGCAGCTTTACGCGACAGGGAACTACGACGCCATGTATTTTGCCGGCATCATTGCTGATCCCAATGCAATGACGGAAGCGGATTATGACCGATGGATGGATGCGGCTTATTTTTATATGCTGTCCGACTTTGTAGTGGCAGTAACCTTGGCAGAAGCTGATATTGCACAAGAAGTTGCTGATAAATGGATTGCGAGCGGTGAAGATCTAAGGATGTCAGCGGGCTGGAGCTGTTACTGCTGGCTGCTTGGCAGTCGCCCGGACGTTGAGTTTTCCGAAAGCAAGCTTGCCGGTATGCTTGAGATGGTGGAAAATACGATTCATGATTCTCCAGAACGAACCCAATATTCAATGAACAATTTTTTATACACAGTGGCATTATCCTATTCCCCGCTTCATGATAAGGCATGTGAGATCGCAAGGACTGTAGGCCCAATTGAAGTCAACAAGGATAAGGCAAAAAGTAAATTTATTCACGCGTACGCAAATATTCAAAAAGCTATCGACAAAGCTCAGCTTGGTTTTAAACGCAAGCATGTAAGATGTTAA
- a CDS encoding DeoR/GlpR family DNA-binding transcription regulator produces the protein MFQEERLLKILEYLKQHQSMSVQEICTEFEVSRDTARRDIVRLVQEGVVIRTHGGVSLPELQKELLSYQDRLIDESESKQRIGKVGAQLIQDHETVILDVSTTVQFVAEQIRAKDITVVTHSIDNVGILSKREDLQIYVLGGYLNVKNRLLYGPSIIDKLSEIRADKAFIGASAISADGLYYPYEEDVRVKREMARRSDQVILVADHTKFIGKSFFRLDFDCVDILITDRELPSQIREVLDQKNITVIE, from the coding sequence ATGTTTCAAGAGGAAAGATTGTTAAAAATACTCGAATACTTGAAACAACATCAATCGATGAGTGTTCAAGAGATCTGTACGGAATTTGAAGTATCCAGAGATACCGCTCGTAGGGATATTGTTAGACTAGTACAAGAGGGTGTTGTGATCCGTACGCATGGAGGGGTATCGTTACCTGAGCTACAAAAGGAATTGTTATCTTATCAGGATCGATTGATCGATGAATCCGAGAGTAAGCAGAGGATAGGGAAGGTTGGGGCTCAGCTTATTCAAGATCATGAGACTGTGATTTTAGATGTATCCACCACTGTACAGTTTGTAGCAGAACAGATCAGAGCGAAGGATATTACGGTTGTCACGCACTCGATTGATAACGTAGGGATCTTGTCAAAGCGAGAGGATCTGCAAATTTATGTTCTTGGTGGTTACTTGAATGTGAAAAACCGCTTGTTATATGGCCCTTCTATTATCGATAAACTTAGTGAAATCCGTGCAGATAAAGCTTTTATTGGAGCATCGGCGATCAGCGCTGATGGACTCTATTATCCATATGAAGAAGATGTGCGGGTGAAGAGAGAAATGGCTCGAAGATCAGATCAAGTCATCTTAGTGGCTGATCACACCAAATTTATTGGCAAATCATTTTTCCGTCTAGACTTTGATTGCGTTGATATTTTAATTACCGATCGAGAACTCCCTAGTCAGATCAGAGAAGTTCTAGATCAGAAGAACATCACAGTTATTGAATGA
- a CDS encoding YdiU family protein — MTEKIDIGWNFENSYAHLPESMFTRIKPTPVRKPELIIFNEPLATTLGLNSAALHSKDGVQILAGNEVPDGTVSIAQAYAGHQFGHFTMLGDGRAVLLGEQITPQGERVDIQLKGGGRTPYSRGGDGRAGLGPMLREYIISEAMHGLGIPTTRSLAVVTTGEAIIRETEQPGAILTRVAASHLRVGTFQYAAAWGTVEDLRTLADYTLQRHYPDAPMEDNRYLFLLREVIGRQAQLIAKWQLVGFIHGVMNTDNMALSGETIDYGPCAFMDVYDPETVFSSIDQQGRYAYGNQPGIASWNLTRFAETLLPLLDEDQEQAIKLAEEEIAGFKERSYRHWLTGMRAKLGIFNEELEDVTLSEDLLDIMQKYRADYTHTFRALTLEKLEETTLFGTEEFTKWHELWQARLSRQEQSKAASQELMRKSNPAIIPRNHRVEEALEAAVQREDYGVMEQLLEALSNPYAYSPEQEEYSAIPEESTRPYRTFCGT, encoded by the coding sequence ATGACGGAGAAGATAGATATAGGATGGAACTTTGAGAACAGTTATGCTCATCTACCGGAATCCATGTTCACACGGATCAAGCCAACGCCTGTGCGCAAGCCGGAATTGATAATTTTTAATGAACCATTGGCTACTACGCTAGGGTTGAATAGTGCAGCATTACATAGTAAGGATGGTGTCCAGATTCTTGCAGGCAATGAAGTTCCTGATGGCACTGTATCAATTGCTCAAGCTTATGCTGGACATCAATTTGGCCATTTTACGATGTTAGGAGACGGGCGAGCCGTGCTGCTGGGAGAACAGATCACTCCCCAAGGTGAGCGGGTAGACATTCAGCTTAAGGGCGGGGGAAGAACACCCTATTCTCGTGGTGGCGATGGTCGAGCCGGACTTGGTCCAATGCTGCGTGAATATATCATCAGCGAAGCCATGCATGGCCTTGGTATTCCTACCACCCGCAGCTTGGCGGTGGTAACAACGGGTGAAGCGATTATTAGGGAGACAGAGCAGCCGGGTGCTATTCTGACCCGAGTTGCTGCCAGTCATCTACGGGTGGGTACTTTTCAATATGCTGCAGCATGGGGTACTGTGGAGGATCTCCGCACTCTGGCTGATTACACGTTACAAAGACATTATCCCGATGCTCCTATGGAGGATAACCGTTATCTTTTCCTGCTTCGGGAAGTAATTGGACGTCAGGCACAATTGATCGCCAAATGGCAGCTGGTAGGATTTATTCACGGAGTGATGAACACCGACAATATGGCGCTTAGCGGAGAAACGATTGATTATGGTCCTTGCGCCTTCATGGATGTGTATGATCCGGAGACGGTATTCAGCTCCATTGACCAGCAGGGTCGTTATGCCTATGGCAATCAGCCAGGTATTGCCTCTTGGAACCTCACGAGATTCGCGGAGACTCTTCTACCACTGCTGGATGAGGATCAGGAACAGGCAATCAAGCTGGCTGAAGAGGAGATTGCAGGTTTTAAAGAGCGGTCTTACCGTCATTGGCTTACAGGAATGAGAGCGAAGCTCGGTATCTTCAACGAAGAGTTAGAGGATGTAACGCTAAGTGAAGACCTGCTTGATATCATGCAAAAATATCGGGCGGACTATACCCATACCTTCCGTGCTTTAACTTTAGAAAAGTTGGAAGAGACGACTCTGTTTGGCACAGAGGAATTTACCAAGTGGCATGAGTTATGGCAGGCTAGACTTAGTAGACAGGAGCAGTCGAAAGCTGCTTCGCAAGAGCTAATGCGCAAGAGTAATCCTGCGATTATTCCACGGAACCACCGTGTAGAAGAAGCACTTGAAGCGGCGGTACAGCGGGAAGATTACGGTGTGATGGAGCAGTTGCTTGAAGCTCTTTCTAATCCTTACGCCTATTCCCCTGAACAAGAGGAATACTCGGCAATCCCTGAGGAATCGACACGTCCATATCGCACTTTCTGCGGTACCTGA